Proteins encoded together in one Lachnospiraceae bacterium JLR.KK008 window:
- a CDS encoding plasmid mobilization relaxosome protein MobC, with amino-acid sequence MVSEAEQALIQERMAQAGIRNMGAYMRRMALCGYVLQVDLAPVRELVSLQRRCSNNLNQVAIHANTYGGIYPEEIKALQRDYSDLWGPLSDLLKQLSALVEL; translated from the coding sequence ATGGTGTCCGAGGCGGAGCAGGCGCTTATCCAGGAACGCATGGCCCAGGCGGGCATCCGCAACATGGGGGCCTATATGCGCCGGATGGCCCTGTGCGGCTATGTGCTCCAGGTTGACCTTGCTCCCGTCCGGGAGCTGGTATCCCTCCAGCGGCGGTGCTCAAACAACCTCAATCAAGTGGCTATCCATGCCAACACCTACGGGGGCATCTACCCCGAGGAAATCAAGGCTCTGCAACGGGACTACTCCGACCTGTGGGGCCCTCTGTCTGATTTGCTGAAACAGCTCTCCGCGCTGGTGGAGCTGTGA
- a CDS encoding ParB/RepB/Spo0J family partition protein: MADEKLNTTPAENPQPSLFDTGPAEIPAPEVKPTEQTAPEPPAPEKKDAPEQAAGEPPAQEAPAGAPGDVVVSADQIEKLMAEKRAAERAEVEKNEPPEPEQPPAPGPSEKPGKETKAARGKAAKEKAPAPEEQPKGRRGRKPKEEKAGPGTPGGTGARRGRPPKDGKAAPDKPPSPPRDKMSQSKGTKGAKAATVKEEAPAAPPPAPEQPPEPRDATRAEKEEIVYLNLSELFPFKDHPFGVRDDAEMKGLVESVKDNGVHQPALVRPREGGGYEIIAGHRRQRASELAGFANMPCIVRNMTDDEAVLAMTDDNLRHREKILPMEKAQSLKMQVEAISHQGTRLEGVAAGDVGKRSTEIVGERNGMNYKQVQRYIRLTELVPELQSMVNEKKLSFTPAVEISFIKPKNQRFIAVSIEGEQSSPSLSQAQELRKLDKDGKLNGDVIDGILSREKKEVDKVIISAAELGKYFGKDATPREMKDQIMSLLDAWKEKQPPERTAPEKKTDREK, from the coding sequence ATGGCAGACGAAAAACTGAACACCACCCCGGCAGAAAATCCCCAGCCCAGCCTGTTTGATACGGGCCCGGCGGAGATTCCTGCCCCGGAGGTCAAGCCCACCGAGCAGACTGCCCCGGAGCCCCCGGCCCCGGAGAAAAAGGACGCGCCCGAGCAGGCCGCCGGGGAACCGCCCGCGCAGGAGGCCCCGGCTGGGGCTCCCGGCGATGTGGTGGTATCCGCTGACCAGATCGAAAAGCTCATGGCGGAGAAACGGGCGGCGGAACGTGCGGAGGTGGAAAAGAACGAACCGCCCGAGCCGGAACAGCCGCCTGCTCCCGGCCCGTCTGAAAAGCCCGGCAAGGAGACGAAAGCCGCCAGGGGTAAGGCCGCCAAAGAAAAAGCGCCCGCCCCGGAGGAACAGCCCAAGGGCAGGCGTGGCCGCAAGCCCAAGGAAGAAAAAGCGGGGCCCGGCACTCCGGGAGGGACGGGGGCCCGCAGGGGCCGCCCACCCAAGGATGGCAAGGCGGCCCCCGACAAGCCCCCGTCCCCACCTCGAGACAAAATGTCCCAAAGCAAGGGGACAAAAGGGGCAAAGGCCGCCACGGTAAAGGAGGAGGCTCCCGCCGCTCCCCCGCCTGCGCCGGAACAGCCGCCCGAGCCCCGTGACGCGACCCGCGCCGAAAAGGAGGAGATTGTCTATCTCAACCTTTCGGAGCTGTTCCCGTTCAAAGACCATCCCTTTGGTGTCCGTGACGATGCGGAAATGAAAGGTCTGGTGGAGTCCGTCAAGGACAACGGCGTACACCAGCCCGCGCTGGTGCGTCCCCGTGAGGGCGGCGGCTATGAAATCATCGCGGGCCACCGCCGCCAGCGGGCCAGTGAGCTGGCCGGGTTTGCAAATATGCCCTGTATCGTCCGCAACATGACGGACGATGAGGCAGTCCTGGCGATGACGGATGACAACCTGCGCCACCGGGAAAAGATTTTGCCGATGGAAAAGGCGCAGTCGCTGAAAATGCAGGTGGAGGCCATCAGCCACCAGGGGACGCGGCTGGAGGGCGTGGCCGCCGGGGACGTTGGCAAACGCTCCACGGAAATCGTGGGGGAACGCAACGGCATGAATTACAAGCAGGTGCAGCGGTATATCCGGCTGACCGAGCTTGTGCCGGAGCTCCAGTCTATGGTGAACGAGAAAAAGCTGTCCTTTACCCCCGCCGTGGAGATCTCGTTCATCAAGCCCAAAAACCAGAGGTTTATCGCCGTTTCCATTGAGGGCGAGCAGTCCTCCCCCTCGCTGTCCCAGGCCCAGGAGCTCCGCAAGCTGGATAAGGACGGGAAACTGAACGGCGATGTGATTGACGGCATTTTGAGCCGTGAGAAAAAGGAGGTAGACAAAGTGATTATTTCCGCCGCAGAGCTGGGGAAGTATTTTGGCAAAGATGCCACGCCCCGGGAAATGAAAGACCAGATTATGTCCCTGCTGGACGCATGGAAAGAGAAACAGCCCCCGGAGCGCACCGCCCCGGAGAAAAAGACCGACCGCGAGAAGTAA
- a CDS encoding sigma-70 family RNA polymerase sigma factor, protein MTIINLRDFYYWYTQDEYMEVSDDVAEALRVSVRYEAAYAERARYNKAYYSLDCDDGIEYSACQHELTPDEVLELKERFCRLWNALNSLPETQGRRVDAHFILGMTYREIAQTEGVDKSAVRRSVLSGLESMKKYLQKNS, encoded by the coding sequence ATGACAATTATCAACTTGCGCGACTTTTACTACTGGTACACCCAGGACGAATATATGGAGGTTTCTGACGATGTGGCCGAGGCGCTCCGGGTCAGTGTCCGCTACGAGGCGGCCTATGCGGAGCGGGCCCGGTACAACAAGGCTTACTACTCCCTGGACTGCGATGACGGCATCGAGTATTCGGCCTGCCAGCACGAGCTCACCCCGGATGAGGTTCTGGAGCTCAAGGAGCGGTTCTGCCGTCTGTGGAACGCGCTGAACAGCCTGCCGGAAACCCAGGGCCGCCGGGTGGACGCTCACTTTATCCTCGGCATGACCTACCGGGAGATCGCTCAGACCGAGGGCGTGGACAAGAGCGCGGTGCGGCGTTCCGTTCTCAGCGGACTGGAGAGCATGAAAAAATATCTGCAAAAAAATTCGTGA
- a CDS encoding helix-turn-helix domain-containing protein, with translation MYQYEERLDCRALGAEIKRRRKAKGWTQEHLAQLVDLTPRSIMYIENRGQHTSLNAFYKLVTLLDISVDEFFYPDKLGGGNERRKHIDRLLNGMDEKELIIIEGAAEGIKKARETEGT, from the coding sequence ATGTACCAATATGAAGAACGTCTGGACTGCCGCGCCCTGGGTGCAGAAATCAAGCGCAGACGAAAAGCAAAGGGCTGGACGCAGGAGCACCTGGCCCAGCTTGTAGACCTCACCCCGCGCTCCATCATGTATATTGAAAACCGGGGCCAGCACACCAGCCTCAACGCCTTTTACAAGCTCGTCACCCTTTTGGATATTTCCGTGGATGAATTTTTCTACCCGGACAAGCTGGGCGGCGGGAATGAGCGCCGGAAACACATTGATCGTCTGTTAAACGGTATGGACGAAAAGGAGCTAATCATTATTGAGGGAGCCGCAGAGGGTATCAAAAAAGCCAGGGAAACGGAGGGAACGTAA
- a CDS encoding MFS transporter, giving the protein MNKLKWKQTFYFLWVGQAVSVLTSSILQMALIWHLTVITQSAFVLSMASLAGFLPNAIFGIVAGTFVDRMDRKGILIGADLFIAVISLTLAIAAQNGNIAVWLVLAVLAIRSIGTAFHTPAISAVTPLIVPPEELTKCAGFTQSLQTIGYMAGTAIAGILYPIWSISGMVALDVFGAIVASLVVALIKIPKIENADRANQSKSFFEETKAGYSALKKEKGIFALVWIAAAFTILYFPINALFPLMSLDYFGGTTFQASVTEIAFSVGMLVGSVILGIGGGIKNRGLAIPFSIMLMGVPITFSGLLPQSGFWAFAFFCIIMGASAPFHNGPVTALIQEKLPPEYLGRAFGFYGSIASLAMPVGLLISGAFADIVGITKWFFITGTLIVILALICLAVPSIRTIDKDGKKADG; this is encoded by the coding sequence ATGAATAAACTAAAATGGAAACAGACTTTTTACTTTTTATGGGTAGGGCAAGCTGTGTCTGTTCTCACAAGTTCAATTCTGCAAATGGCCTTGATTTGGCATTTAACAGTAATAACACAATCTGCCTTTGTGCTTTCAATGGCCTCGTTAGCCGGATTTCTACCAAATGCCATTTTTGGAATAGTGGCAGGAACTTTTGTTGATCGAATGGATAGAAAAGGTATCCTAATAGGAGCTGATCTTTTTATTGCGGTAATTAGCCTGACACTTGCTATCGCCGCACAGAACGGGAATATAGCCGTATGGTTAGTATTGGCGGTATTAGCTATCCGTAGCATCGGAACTGCATTTCATACTCCTGCCATTAGTGCGGTCACACCGCTTATCGTCCCACCGGAAGAATTGACAAAATGTGCGGGGTTTACGCAGTCGCTACAGACTATCGGCTACATGGCCGGGACAGCTATAGCAGGAATACTATATCCGATCTGGAGTATTAGTGGTATGGTAGCCCTGGATGTTTTCGGAGCTATTGTTGCTTCTCTTGTTGTGGCACTTATCAAAATACCAAAGATTGAAAATGCTGATAGGGCAAATCAATCGAAAAGTTTTTTTGAAGAAACAAAAGCGGGATATTCCGCATTAAAAAAAGAAAAAGGTATTTTTGCTCTTGTCTGGATTGCCGCCGCGTTTACAATTTTGTACTTCCCTATCAATGCCCTTTTCCCGTTAATGTCTCTTGATTATTTCGGCGGTACAACTTTCCAGGCTTCTGTTACTGAGATTGCTTTTTCCGTAGGTATGCTTGTCGGAAGCGTCATCTTGGGTATTGGAGGAGGGATCAAAAATCGGGGACTTGCAATTCCCTTTTCAATTATGCTTATGGGAGTGCCTATTACCTTTTCGGGACTGCTCCCTCAAAGTGGTTTTTGGGCTTTTGCTTTTTTCTGTATCATTATGGGGGCTTCTGCCCCATTTCATAATGGCCCTGTTACTGCACTCATACAAGAGAAGTTACCACCGGAATATTTAGGTCGCGCTTTCGGATTTTACGGCAGTATTGCTTCACTTGCTATGCCAGTCGGTCTATTGATTTCAGGGGCCTTTGCAGATATAGTGGGAATAACAAAATGGTTTTTTATTACTGGCACTCTTATTGTAATACTTGCATTGATATGCCTTGCAGTGCCATCTATTAGAACGATTGATAAGGATGGTAAAAAGGCTGATGGCTAA
- a CDS encoding ATP-binding protein — protein sequence MNIEIKKSLSVLELSDLARIIEMQEKDIKLVDLSYEKRLELLLETLIQERENRLINRLIRNAYFKYPSASLESLDYDSRQIKKSTILNLATMGFVSNATNLVITGPTGAGKTYLACALGVEACRQTYRVLYIRMPDLMRNFENQNDNLRELTKYRKRIGNYQILILDEWLNYKISEKDAKNLYELFEQRSGNHSTVFVGQYPVDEWHGRLGGGTQADSIMDRIIHNAYEIPTNETNLRKLYDSKKLKKLVDEIES from the coding sequence ATGAACATTGAAATAAAAAAGAGTTTATCGGTATTAGAATTAAGCGACCTTGCAAGAATCATAGAAATGCAGGAAAAAGATATAAAACTTGTGGATCTAAGCTACGAAAAGCGTTTGGAACTGCTTCTGGAAACACTGATACAGGAACGGGAGAACAGGCTCATAAACAGACTGATCAGGAATGCTTACTTTAAATATCCTAGCGCAAGCTTGGAATCATTGGATTACGATTCCAGACAGATAAAAAAGTCCACGATCCTGAATCTGGCCACAATGGGATTTGTTTCCAATGCAACAAATCTTGTCATCACAGGACCGACCGGCGCTGGAAAGACTTACCTTGCATGCGCCCTTGGCGTGGAAGCGTGCAGACAAACTTACAGGGTTTTGTATATCAGGATGCCTGACCTGATGCGTAACTTTGAGAATCAGAACGACAACCTCAGGGAGCTTACAAAATACAGGAAAAGGATCGGCAACTATCAGATCCTTATCCTTGATGAGTGGCTTAATTACAAAATTTCCGAAAAAGACGCCAAGAACCTCTATGAGCTGTTTGAACAGCGCAGCGGGAATCATTCCACCGTCTTTGTCGGACAGTATCCTGTCGATGAATGGCATGGCAGGCTCGGCGGCGGAACGCAGGCAGATTCCATCATGGACAGGATTATCCATAATGCCTATGAAATCCCTACAAATGAAACAAACCTGAGAAAGCTGTATGATTCAAAGAAACTGAAAAAGCTTGTTGACGAAATAGAATCATGA
- a CDS encoding recombinase family protein yields MARAKNRGYQQTFTPTYTIRRWKMGGYIRLSREDLQKINRGLDDSNSVKNQRDILNDFHHNHMDEFESYTEYVDDGHTGTDTERESFQRLLGDVMNGKINCVVVKDLSRFARNYSDAGSLIDNLFVQMGVRFISLAEGVDSYRDPDSVNSIIVPITNVMNDQYCYQTSKKIRQVFDYKRRNGQYIGSFAPYGYIKDPKNKHQLIVDTEAAETVKRVYSMLLQGSSKRAIALYLNEHGVPSPSAYRRMKGLPVSSAVADDPMWSARMIHEMLTNPIYTGDLVQGRRRVKSYKVHQIEAVPEEEWVRVPDTHEAIIPHETFDKVQSLLIRDTRTSPKGREVHLFSGFLKCADCGKSITRSVSGKNVYYACSTYKNRSRTACTMHSIKHNRLEAAVLFAIQYQVNTAVSYSELIARINSAPLKKSQSHRLNDQIAAKEKELTRITRYKQSLYQDWKDGEITQQEYRDMKADYERQAAELADVLARLNAERAELANGVDKEHPALVAFAKYQSIETLNREILTDLVDHIKVYENGNISVHFKFADEFRKIAEYIEINTTDTAEAG; encoded by the coding sequence ATGGCACGAGCTAAAAACAGAGGGTATCAGCAGACTTTTACCCCTACATATACAATCCGGCGTTGGAAAATGGGCGGCTACATCCGGCTCTCTCGGGAGGACTTACAGAAAATCAACCGGGGCTTGGACGATAGCAACAGCGTGAAAAATCAGCGCGACATACTCAACGATTTTCACCATAACCACATGGACGAATTTGAGAGCTATACCGAGTATGTGGACGATGGGCACACCGGAACCGATACGGAGCGCGAAAGTTTCCAGCGGCTCTTGGGCGATGTAATGAATGGGAAAATCAACTGTGTTGTTGTGAAAGACCTTTCCCGTTTTGCCCGGAATTACAGTGACGCCGGAAGTCTGATTGATAACCTGTTTGTGCAGATGGGCGTCCGCTTTATCAGCTTGGCCGAGGGCGTGGACAGCTACCGCGACCCGGATAGCGTGAACAGCATTATTGTTCCAATCACAAACGTGATGAACGACCAGTATTGCTATCAGACCTCAAAGAAAATCCGGCAGGTATTTGACTATAAGCGGCGCAACGGCCAGTACATCGGCTCTTTTGCTCCCTACGGCTACATTAAAGACCCGAAAAACAAACACCAGCTAATCGTTGACACGGAGGCCGCCGAAACCGTCAAGCGCGTTTACTCCATGCTCCTGCAAGGCTCGTCTAAAAGGGCCATCGCTCTGTATCTGAACGAACACGGTGTACCCAGCCCCTCGGCCTACCGCCGCATGAAAGGCTTGCCCGTTTCGTCTGCTGTGGCTGACGACCCCATGTGGAGCGCCCGGATGATACATGAAATGCTCACCAACCCCATTTACACCGGGGATTTGGTACAAGGCCGCCGCCGGGTGAAAAGCTACAAGGTACACCAGATTGAGGCTGTGCCGGAGGAGGAGTGGGTACGAGTGCCCGATACTCACGAGGCAATCATCCCCCACGAAACCTTTGACAAGGTGCAGTCTCTGCTGATACGCGATACCCGGACATCCCCCAAAGGGCGGGAAGTTCACTTGTTCAGCGGTTTTCTGAAATGTGCCGACTGCGGGAAATCCATCACCCGCAGCGTGAGCGGGAAAAATGTGTACTACGCCTGCTCCACCTACAAGAACCGCTCCCGAACCGCCTGCACGATGCACTCTATCAAGCACAACCGTTTAGAGGCCGCCGTACTGTTCGCTATCCAGTATCAAGTGAACACCGCCGTTTCCTACTCGGAGCTGATAGCCCGTATCAATTCGGCCCCGCTGAAAAAAAGTCAATCCCACCGCCTTAACGACCAGATAGCCGCAAAGGAAAAGGAATTGACCAGGATAACCCGCTATAAGCAGTCACTGTATCAAGATTGGAAAGACGGGGAAATCACCCAGCAGGAATACCGGGATATGAAAGCCGATTATGAACGGCAGGCCGCCGAGCTTGCGGATGTGCTGGCCCGGCTGAACGCGGAACGGGCAGAGCTGGCAAACGGCGTTGACAAGGAACACCCCGCGCTGGTAGCCTTTGCAAAGTATCAGAGCATCGAAACGCTGAACCGTGAAATCCTCACGGACTTGGTAGACCACATCAAGGTTTACGAAAACGGCAATATCAGCGTTCACTTCAAGTTCGCGGACGAGTTCCGCAAGATTGCCGAGTACATTGAAATCAACACCACCGATACCGCCGAGGCGGGCTAA
- a CDS encoding relaxase/mobilization nuclease domain-containing protein, whose amino-acid sequence MEERFAYGLNPQKLGAVSSHLCDPATAAAEFLLVKSQYQAATARPVERGALFFQVRQAFPPGEVTAEDANKIGYETAMRWTKGKYQFFVCTHTDKGHIHNHIYYNSTAFDCSRKFHNFIGSSFALRRLSDRVCLEHDLSVIQNPSQHSKGRFLHYGQWIGDKPPSAKQRVRLAIIAALEKKPADFAAFLRLMEESGFAVKCGRGGVVSFLAPGNDKYTRLRASTLGPGFDSQDIRAVIAGERPLPELPKDAPPPPRRVSLIIDIQQRMAEGKGPAYERWAKVYNLKQMAAALQFLQENNLTDYDALAAKTTAAVDRAHALAGEIQSTEAALSKTSELMGAVVDYAKARPVFDGYKAARYSKKYLAEHEAELATYRTARAAMNELLGGEKLPKMDALKKQRRELAEKKKALYAEYRQAQRDMREAVAVKANIDHLLGLTDGRDDKEQTR is encoded by the coding sequence ATGGAGGAGCGTTTTGCCTACGGGCTCAACCCGCAAAAGCTGGGGGCCGTTTCCTCCCACCTGTGCGACCCGGCCACAGCCGCCGCTGAGTTCCTGCTGGTGAAAAGCCAATACCAGGCGGCCACAGCCCGGCCCGTGGAGCGCGGGGCGCTGTTCTTCCAGGTGCGGCAGGCGTTCCCGCCCGGCGAGGTGACGGCGGAGGATGCCAACAAAATCGGCTATGAAACGGCGATGCGCTGGACAAAAGGCAAGTACCAGTTTTTCGTCTGTACCCATACCGACAAGGGCCACATCCACAATCACATTTACTACAATTCCACGGCCTTTGACTGCTCCCGGAAATTCCATAATTTCATCGGCTCCAGCTTTGCCCTCCGGCGGCTGTCTGACCGGGTATGTCTGGAGCATGATTTGTCCGTGATACAAAACCCCAGCCAGCACAGCAAGGGCCGCTTTCTGCATTATGGCCAGTGGATAGGCGACAAGCCGCCGTCTGCAAAACAGCGGGTGCGGCTGGCAATCATCGCTGCCCTTGAAAAAAAGCCCGCCGACTTTGCCGCGTTCCTCCGGCTCATGGAGGAGTCCGGCTTTGCCGTCAAGTGTGGACGGGGCGGCGTGGTGTCGTTTCTTGCTCCGGGGAATGACAAGTACACCCGGCTCCGGGCATCCACTCTTGGCCCCGGCTTTGACTCCCAGGACATCCGGGCGGTGATTGCCGGGGAGCGGCCCCTCCCGGAGCTCCCCAAGGACGCGCCGCCCCCGCCCCGGAGGGTGAGCCTTATCATAGACATTCAACAGCGCATGGCCGAAGGCAAAGGCCCCGCCTATGAACGGTGGGCCAAGGTCTACAACCTAAAGCAAATGGCCGCCGCGCTCCAGTTCCTGCAAGAAAACAATCTGACCGATTATGACGCGCTGGCGGCAAAGACCACGGCGGCGGTTGACCGGGCCCACGCGCTGGCCGGGGAGATCCAATCCACCGAGGCCGCCCTCTCCAAAACGTCCGAGCTTATGGGGGCCGTGGTGGACTACGCCAAGGCCCGGCCCGTGTTCGATGGCTACAAGGCGGCCCGGTATTCTAAAAAATACCTGGCGGAGCATGAGGCGGAGCTTGCCACCTACCGGACGGCCCGCGCCGCTATGAACGAATTGTTAGGCGGCGAAAAGCTCCCTAAAATGGACGCGCTGAAAAAACAGCGGCGGGAGCTGGCGGAAAAGAAAAAGGCCCTCTATGCCGAGTATCGGCAGGCCCAGCGGGATATGCGGGAGGCCGTGGCGGTCAAGGCCAACATCGACCATCTGCTCGGACTGACGGACGGGCGGGACGATAAGGAACAGACGCGATAG
- the istA gene encoding IS21 family transposase has protein sequence MFKKTKVRSILELLGKNLSAREVSKVLGVSRNTVAEVQALFLQSGRSWDDISEWDDDRLYGLFYPDKFKYKPRYAPVDYSYVHKELKKTGVTEKLLWEEYCARCEKDGARACSYITFAKNYKKFTADKNYTSHIEHKPGLEIEVDWSGPAMSYTEPDTGERITAYLFVATMPYSQISYVEAAASMDEKAWLSCHVNMFRFFGGTPVKVVCDNLKTGVTSHPKRGEIILNEAYLSLGEYYSVAIMPTGVKKPKQKASVEGSVGKIATAVIAKLRNDTFPSLAALNAGIRKAVKEFNDKPFQKRPGSRRSIFETEEKPYLRALPLIPYEVCEWSYGHKVGSNSHIWWNKGQYSVPYRYIGYKVDIKFNSHLVFIYYNRTEIAKHPILSKHMTNGMRTEQAHLPLPLKKNLSVEDLCDKARETGPKTFEVIRRMFDEAKVKEQPMQTARAILSIADIYTPEVLEKACDKALRQYHMPYYKTIYSHARSINSAKELTEFKENNQKFGIVRGADYYKKRRDDK, from the coding sequence ATGTTTAAGAAGACAAAAGTCAGAAGCATTCTCGAACTTCTGGGAAAAAATCTAAGCGCAAGGGAGGTATCAAAAGTTTTAGGTGTATCCAGAAACACCGTCGCCGAAGTTCAGGCATTGTTTTTACAGTCAGGCAGATCGTGGGATGATATTTCTGAATGGGATGACGACAGACTCTATGGACTGTTTTATCCGGATAAGTTTAAATATAAGCCCAGATATGCACCGGTTGATTATTCTTACGTCCATAAGGAATTAAAGAAGACAGGCGTCACAGAGAAGCTCCTTTGGGAAGAATACTGTGCCAGATGTGAGAAAGACGGGGCACGTGCATGTTCTTATATAACATTTGCTAAAAATTATAAGAAATTTACGGCAGATAAAAACTATACGAGCCACATAGAACACAAACCCGGATTAGAGATTGAAGTTGACTGGTCCGGCCCTGCAATGAGCTATACGGAGCCGGATACCGGGGAACGTATAACAGCATACCTGTTTGTTGCAACTATGCCCTACAGCCAGATAAGCTATGTGGAAGCCGCAGCCAGTATGGATGAAAAAGCATGGCTTTCCTGTCATGTAAACATGTTCCGGTTTTTTGGCGGGACACCGGTAAAAGTTGTCTGTGATAACTTAAAAACCGGAGTGACCTCACATCCTAAAAGAGGTGAGATCATACTAAATGAGGCGTATCTTTCGCTTGGCGAGTATTATTCCGTAGCTATCATGCCAACAGGCGTCAAAAAGCCAAAGCAGAAAGCAAGTGTGGAAGGGAGTGTGGGTAAGATTGCCACGGCTGTTATCGCAAAACTCAGAAATGATACCTTCCCATCATTAGCCGCATTAAATGCCGGAATCCGAAAAGCGGTAAAAGAATTCAATGACAAGCCTTTCCAGAAGCGCCCCGGAAGCCGCCGGAGCATCTTTGAAACGGAAGAAAAACCATACTTGAGAGCCCTGCCGCTTATTCCCTATGAAGTCTGTGAATGGTCTTATGGGCATAAAGTCGGCAGCAACTCTCATATATGGTGGAACAAAGGTCAGTATTCCGTTCCATACAGGTATATCGGATACAAGGTGGATATCAAATTTAACAGCCATCTTGTATTTATCTATTATAACAGAACAGAGATAGCAAAGCATCCGATACTTTCCAAACATATGACAAACGGTATGCGGACAGAGCAAGCCCATCTTCCTTTGCCGCTCAAAAAAAATCTGTCAGTGGAAGATCTCTGTGACAAAGCAAGGGAAACAGGCCCCAAAACATTTGAGGTAATCCGCAGGATGTTTGACGAGGCAAAAGTGAAAGAACAACCCATGCAGACAGCAAGAGCCATACTTTCCATAGCGGATATCTATACACCGGAAGTCCTTGAAAAAGCATGTGATAAAGCGCTCAGGCAATACCATATGCCTTATTATAAGACTATATATTCCCATGCCAGGAGCATAAACAGTGCAAAAGAACTCACAGAGTTCAAGGAAAACAATCAGAAATTCGGAATTGTCAGAGGCGCAGATTATTACAAAAAAAGGAGAGACGACAAATGA
- a CDS encoding cysteine-rich KTR domain-containing protein, whose protein sequence is MANKYWVKCPICKRKTRIQVYKETTLKNFPLFCPKCKQVHVIDLEQLKIVVKSASR, encoded by the coding sequence ATGGCTAATAAGTATTGGGTGAAGTGTCCAATTTGCAAAAGAAAAACCCGTATTCAAGTATATAAAGAAACCACGCTAAAAAATTTCCCTCTTTTCTGTCCTAAATGTAAGCAAGTACACGTAATAGATTTAGAACAACTTAAAATTGTAGTCAAAAGTGCCAGTCGCTAA
- a CDS encoding restriction endonuclease, producing the protein MKYEIAVCTKEGDSTTFKGNLLEKLSREILEVQQYKVTETVRITGMEIDLLARHKISNSTIFVECKAWDGTLPADVITKLLGNVVMKNANGGWLITTGALSKDAKGAQEEWEREDNARYNNLTLIHRQFCPNLALANRTPYEVMRVSAIFTWEK; encoded by the coding sequence ATGAAATATGAGATTGCAGTATGTACTAAAGAAGGAGATTCTACAACTTTTAAAGGCAATTTACTGGAAAAGCTTTCTAGAGAAATTCTTGAAGTACAACAATATAAAGTAACAGAGACTGTCCGGATTACCGGGATGGAAATAGATTTGCTTGCCAGACATAAAATTAGTAATTCTACAATTTTTGTTGAATGTAAAGCATGGGATGGTACTTTGCCGGCAGATGTAATTACAAAATTATTAGGGAATGTAGTTATGAAAAACGCTAATGGAGGATGGCTTATTACAACAGGAGCATTATCAAAAGATGCAAAGGGGGCACAAGAAGAATGGGAAAGGGAGGATAATGCAAGATATAATAACTTGACACTAATTCACCGTCAATTTTGCCCTAACTTAGCATTAGCGAACCGTACGCCCTACGAAGTTATGCGGGTTTCAGCGATTTTCACATGGGAAAAGTGA